In the Negativicutes bacterium genome, one interval contains:
- the rsxC gene encoding electron transport complex subunit RsxC: MRLKTFKGGIHPPANKLTSQMPLFTLPAPKQVVIALQQHIGAPCQPLVKVGDAVLMGQKIGDHPAAISAPVHSSVSGKVVAIGPVNFSNGKTVNAITIANDGLDNKAEPIGSGKALAELTDLEIRSLIREAGIVGMGGAGFPTAAKLTAPAGKKIEMLVINGVECEPYLTCDHRIILEQSAVILDGIKALLKATGAGHAYIGVKITMEGAIEELHKAVLMEKGIDVVPLVSKYPQGEERQLIYAITGREVPSGGLPLDVGIVVCNIGTAWAVGRLMETGMPLIERSVTVTGAVKKPGNFMARVGCMVSDLIEAAGGYAEEPGSVIMGGPLTGLPQFSTEIPFTKQNTGILVLSKKEVQPAPMTDCIHCGSCIGACAYRLMPLYLAKYAAAGNTTGLEKYNILDCRECGACAYVCPAKLPLLHYMRVGKGYVTAKRAADKK; the protein is encoded by the coding sequence ATGCGCTTAAAGACATTTAAAGGCGGTATTCATCCTCCGGCAAACAAACTGACATCCCAGATGCCTTTGTTCACGCTGCCTGCTCCCAAACAGGTTGTGATTGCGCTGCAGCAGCACATCGGCGCACCCTGTCAACCTTTGGTGAAAGTGGGGGATGCGGTGCTGATGGGGCAAAAAATCGGGGATCACCCGGCTGCCATCAGCGCGCCGGTTCATTCCAGTGTTTCCGGCAAAGTGGTTGCGATCGGTCCGGTCAATTTTTCCAATGGGAAAACTGTCAATGCAATTACCATTGCCAATGATGGTCTGGACAATAAAGCAGAACCGATCGGTTCGGGCAAAGCCCTGGCAGAGCTGACCGATCTGGAGATCCGCAGTCTGATACGCGAAGCCGGTATTGTCGGCATGGGCGGCGCCGGATTCCCCACCGCTGCCAAGTTGACCGCACCGGCGGGAAAAAAGATCGAGATGTTGGTCATCAACGGGGTCGAATGTGAACCTTATCTAACCTGTGATCATCGTATCATCCTGGAACAGTCAGCGGTGATTCTGGACGGAATCAAAGCCCTGCTGAAGGCTACCGGCGCCGGCCATGCCTATATCGGTGTCAAAATCACCATGGAAGGCGCTATCGAAGAACTGCATAAAGCCGTCTTGATGGAGAAAGGGATCGATGTGGTACCGCTGGTTTCCAAATATCCTCAAGGGGAAGAACGGCAGCTGATCTATGCGATTACCGGCCGCGAGGTCCCCTCGGGCGGTCTGCCTCTGGATGTTGGCATTGTGGTCTGCAATATCGGTACCGCCTGGGCGGTCGGACGCTTAATGGAAACGGGCATGCCGTTGATTGAACGTTCGGTTACCGTTACCGGAGCCGTCAAAAAACCGGGTAATTTCATGGCGCGTGTCGGCTGTATGGTCAGCGACTTAATTGAAGCGGCCGGCGGTTATGCGGAAGAGCCGGGCAGCGTAATCATGGGTGGGCCGCTGACCGGACTGCCGCAATTCAGCACGGAAATTCCCTTCACGAAGCAGAACACCGGCATTCTGGTACTGAGCAAAAAGGAAGTCCAACCCGCTCCGATGACAGACTGCATCCACTGCGGCAGCTGTATCGGGGCTTGCGCCTATCGCCTGATGCCGCTTTATCTGGCAAAATACGCCGCGGCCGGCAATACGACCGGGCTTGAAAAGTACAACATTTTAGATTGCCGTGAATGCGGTGCCTGTGCCTATGTTTGCCCTGCTAAATTGCCTTTATTGCATTATATGCGGGTCGGCAAGGGTTATGTGACAGCCAAACGCGCTGCGGATAAAAAATAG